The following DNA comes from Naumovozyma castellii chromosome 4, complete genome.
CAAAAGCCCCATAAGGATATCTGTGGCCAAAGTACGTTCGTGCGCTTCATCTAAGATGATACAGGAATAACGGGTTAAATCATGATCTTCCATTGCTTCTCTTAATAACATACCATCGGtcatatatttcaaaattgtcTTATTGGAAGTTTTATTCTCAAATCTAATAGAATAACCAACTTCTTCACCCAATTTAACATCCATTTCTTCAGCGACTCTCTGTGCCACAGACATGGCTGCAACACGTCGAGGTTGAGTACATGCGATTTGCGTATTTTCTAAATGTGGCATTTCATcaaaaagaacaaattgaGGAATTTGAGTGGTCTTACCAGAACCGGTCTCACCAACAAACACCATAATTTGATTCtcttgataaatttttaaaaattctgCTCTTTGAGCATGGACAGGTAGATCACGTCTAATCTTCAAGATATCGAAATATTTAGGTGTAAAGTCTCTACCAGTGAATGGGTTCACTTGTGCATTTTCCAAAGCTTCAGCCTGCTCGGCAGTAGTTTGATGGCGCACCAAGCCACTGAATTCACCTGCATCATGATGGGTTAATGGGGATGGTGGTGGGATTGGATGTGTCTTTAACTTTTCTTCAGCAATTTCAGCGGCAACTTCAGGAACTGATGTCTTGACTGGATCTGGATGCTCGTGTTCTGAAAGTCTTCTTTTGGAACCCATATTTGTGACGGAGTGTTTGGTTGTGTTAAACTTTGTAGCCTTAGACATAATACTAATTGTactattgaagaataatatCAAGCTCATCTCATCGGAAAGggaaaattttcaaattttgaaatttttcgAGAAGTGCACGTGACTGAGCGGGAAGTCTAAAGGGTAAACTGACTACATAATCTACATATGAATAGGATCTCATTTGACACAGTTACGAGGTAGCGACTTCCAGAGGAACCTAGAAGAAGTAGAAACTTGATTAAACCTACCTTAATGCTTACAAGGAAACTGGGAACTATTAGTTATACCCAAAGAGTCTCTATTCAATTGGCACGTAGAATACCAGTGTCTTCATATTCATCCAGTTCTCATGGAGTTAGCAAATTGAGCCGAAAAAGTGAGGATAatgatgaacaaaataataacaacaaacCCCGAGTACTGGAGAGTTCAAATGTTCCATCTTCCAGAATATCACGTTTATTCCATTATGGATCTCTGGCAGCAGGCGTTGGGTTAAATGTGGCTGCTCAAACTATAGCTGAGGTATCAAAGGGTCATTCTCCCTCATTTAAGTCTATGATTTTATCTGATGCTAACATTGATCGAATTACAAGGAAATTCTCTCAAATGAGAGGTGCTGCATTAAAGATTGGACAAATGATGTCGTTTCAAGATGACAAGTTATTACCAAGAGAGTtatatgaaattttatCTCGTGTACAAAATAGTGCTAATTATATGCCTCAGAGACAATTGGATAAAGTGatgaaaagagaattaGGGCAGGATTGGCAATCGAAATTTGAATactttaataatataccCATGGCAGCTGCCAGTATTGGCCAAGTGCATTCCGCTAAACTAATAACTGGAGAAGATGTTGTCGTAAAAGTTCAATATCCTGGAGTAAAAGATTCCATTGATTCTGATTTGAATAACTTACTGATGTTGCTCACAGCTTCACGACTATTACCAAAGGGTTTGTTCTTAGACAAGACAGTTGCCAATGCTAGAGTAGAATTAAAATGGGAATGTGATTACCTTAGAGAAGCTAAAGCGCTACAAAAGTTTGAAGCATTAGTAAAAGATGATCCTGTCTTTGTTGTTCCTCATGtttatgaaaatttaaCGACAACAAATGTACTCACTATGACACGGATGAAGGGAACACCAATTATGCAACTGAACTCGGCCGGCACCTCACAAGAAAGAAGAGATTTCATTTCTGAAAACATCATGAGGTTATgtcttgaagaaattgcGACTTTTAAATACATGCAGACAGACCCTAACTGGgcaaattttctttataatgaaaaaacaaacaagaTAGAGCTGTTAGATTTTGGTGCCTCCAGAGCATTCTCGGATGATTTTATTTGTAAATATAGAAAACTTCTCACCTATGCAGTGGAGAAAGATCGTGATGGCGCAGCTCGGATGTCGGTAGAGTTAGGGTATTTAAATGGGTTAGAATCACAAGCAATGATTGATGCACATGTAGATAGTGTAATGACATTGGGTGAGCCATTTTCGGGTACCATTGATAAACCTtttgatttcaaagatCAAACCGTTTCGGATAGAATTAGAGGAAACATAGGGCTAATGCTAAACGAGAGATTATGTCCCCCACCAGAAGAGACGTATTCCCTTCATAGGAAATTCAGTggaatatttcttttatgTGCCAGAATGGGCGCTTCAGTTCATTGTGCAAAACTATTTAGGGACATATTTTATCTCAAGGAATGAAGGAGGTGTCTATATATTGATATGAATAATGACTTTTTCGatcttgtaaatattaAGATATTTCATGTAGACTAATGAACAGACCACAAGATCTGTAATTTACCCCCCAAAGGGCTGGATCTCTTGAGAGAATAGTGTATTAAAGCAGAATAATTTTGCTTAAAATGTGCTGTTTCTTCACTTTGGGAACTGTGATATATTTGAACGTATGGACAAATTGTTCGGTCTCGTTTAATTCAAAACAGTGTTTTTTATCAAGACAGTAACATTAAGTAAGtcaataaaaatataacacAGTCAGGGAGTATGGTTGGTCAATTATTTACTTATTGTAAAGATTTTGAGTGGCATCAACTCAAAAAATgtgaaataaaaaaaaatgaaacgGACAGGAATTGAACCTGCAACCCTTCGATTGCAATTGTTTCCGAAAATTTCCAGAGTTTAACTGGAGTCGAAAGCTCTACCATTGAGCCACCGCTTCATCTTGAAAAAGTACAGCACTCCTGATTTCCCTATCCTAAAAAACCGGTCACGTGAGTAAAAGTTTAtttctcttcttatttaaagaaCACTGCTATACATAAATATTGAggataagaagaaggtACTACTGTACCTACATATTGCTAAGACACCCTATATACACATCCATAACTTCTTCCAACGAACGAACTCAGAATGATTGTGACAAATTTGGTCGTTTCTTTTTATTGCGGAGTGGCAGCCTGAAAAAAATCAGTTTGACTCATAAATTTGCCTTTGATACTGGAAGATATAAGATGAGCTGCGTATATAAAAGGATACAGATCCAAAACAATTTAGAAAGGTAATTTTATTCCTGAACATTTTCTATAGCAATGCTACCACCGCAAGCAATAAACATGCCTCCATTTACTCATACAAGCAGAACCACAGATTGTGATCCCCTTATGGATATCATAAAAACAGAGTCCCTTCAATCTTTGAACTACTCGATCTCCAAATCTATACTTCGAGTGGTTGACCATCTTATGGAAAACCTTTTGTATCCAAATGATTTTGTTGAGTCTCCCGGCGCAGTaataaaagaattattttccTCCAGCGTAACTTCTTTGAAGGATATTCAAATACGCGATAAATTTCAACAGGAAGAAGCTATGCTTTCTAATGGGACAGTTTTActtcttttaatttcagCCAGAAAAATAGTTCAAACGATAAGGACCATGAGCGTTGATCCTTCCAACTATCATACCATAGAAACCAATTTACTAGAATTAAGAGATACATTGAATTCAATAAGGACGCTGATGGACGGCTATCTGAAATTTATGAAGAATAGTGCATATGTTGGGCAAGAAGCATTGAACGATGAGCTAAGGCAATGTGTCGAATATATTGATGAGTATTTATCATTGCTTGCAACCCCAAAGACACTTACGCCGGagttattgaataaaattaaCAAAAGAGTAACCGCTGGTGAAATACGGGTACTTTCCAACTCCAATGTGTTTAAAGACTACTTACTCTTTTTGGGGGAGAAGGGAAACGGTGCAGTACTATCGGTATCTGCAGCCCTTGACTTAGAAGATGTAGATATGacatttgatgaattttatGAAGTCAGACAGGAAGTCCTTTCAATATCAACTAGAAGAATCTTTTAAATAGCATACATACATTAAAAGCTCATTAATGGATGGCTCTCTAATacaatagtaataattGCGCCAAACTGATATTTCCCAAAGTGGaaaaatgtaaataaatctatatatgaaatttgtaacatttggaaaaaatggaaaaggTGAAATCAAAGAGGAGCACCAAAGTTAGAACAAAAGGACTGAAGGCTGGAGAACTAAGGAGTAAAGGGTCATAGGCGAGCAATTGGTTTagttttatatttttcttctaatactaattattatttttagtTTGGAAAGAACCAACCCCACCCATCCTTTGAGAAGAAAGAGTTACACAATTAGCACGACACAGACACAGACACAGACATacttatttgaaatatgatCGAGAATACTGAAAGGACCAACATGGCAAATAATGCTCATCGCTCTGTTTTATCCATTACATCCCCTGCCAAATTAAACATCATTTCATCAGATTGGTCGagaaataaagataaaattacaaagaaaCCACTGAGGAGATCCAACTCATTGAACATTAGAAATGGAGCAGGT
Coding sequences within:
- the NCAS0D03320 gene encoding uncharacterized protein (ancestral locus Anc_6.134); this translates as MLPPQAINMPPFTHTSRTTDCDPLMDIIKTESLQSLNYSISKSILRVVDHLMENLLYPNDFVESPGAVIKELFSSSVTSLKDIQIRDKFQQEEAMLSNGTVLLLLISARKIVQTIRTMSVDPSNYHTIETNLLELRDTLNSIRTLMDGYLKFMKNSAYVGQEALNDELRQCVEYIDEYLSLLATPKTLTPELLNKINKRVTAGEIRVLSNSNVFKDYLLFLGEKGNGAVLSVSAALDLEDVDMTFDEFYEVRQEVLSISTRRIF
- the COQ8 gene encoding protein kinase COQ8 (ancestral locus Anc_6.133) translates to MLTRKLGTISYTQRVSIQLARRIPVSSYSSSSHGVSKLSRKSEDNDEQNNNNKPRVLESSNVPSSRISRLFHYGSLAAGVGLNVAAQTIAEVSKGHSPSFKSMILSDANIDRITRKFSQMRGAALKIGQMMSFQDDKLLPRELYEILSRVQNSANYMPQRQLDKVMKRELGQDWQSKFEYFNNIPMAAASIGQVHSAKLITGEDVVVKVQYPGVKDSIDSDLNNLLMLLTASRLLPKGLFLDKTVANARVELKWECDYLREAKALQKFEALVKDDPVFVVPHVYENLTTTNVLTMTRMKGTPIMQLNSAGTSQERRDFISENIMRLCLEEIATFKYMQTDPNWANFLYNEKTNKIELLDFGASRAFSDDFICKYRKLLTYAVEKDRDGAARMSVELGYLNGLESQAMIDAHVDSVMTLGEPFSGTIDKPFDFKDQTVSDRIRGNIGLMLNERLCPPPEETYSLHRKFSGIFLLCARMGASVHCAKLFRDIFYLKE